CTTAGGCGAAAGAGGCGCTAGGGTGCGCGTCGATAAGCGGGCGGTCGCCTCCCGCACAAAGAAACTACCAGGGAGAGTCCACTCGTGACCCTTGAAGAGATCATTGTCGCCTGCGCGGCATCCTTCCTCGTGCTGCTGCTGATCGGCGGCGCGACGATCGTAACCTCGTCCAAAGCCGAATTCGCCGGACATCCGAAGGGGTTGTTCGTCCTATTCTTCGCCGAAATGTGGGAGCGCTTCTCATATTACGGCATGCGCGCGCTGCTGATCTTCTACCTGACGCAGCACTGGCTCTACAATGACGAGAAGGCCTCGGTCATCTACGGCGCCTATACCGCGCTGGTCTATATTGCTCCGGTGCTGGGCGGCTATCTGGCCGACAAATACCTCGGCCAGCGCAAGGCGGTGCTGTTCGGTGCAGTGCTCCTGACCATCGGCCACTTCCTGATGGCCTTCGAAGGCGATGCGGGTGCCGGCCACACGGCCAACCCGATGATCAATGTCTTCTGGGCCGCCCTTGCCTTCATCATCGTCGGCTCGGGCTTCCTCAAGGCGAACATCTCGGTCATCGTCGGCCAGCTCTACCCGCGCACCGATGTGCGCCGCGACGGTGCCTATACCATTTTCTATATGGGAATTAACGTCGGCGCCGCAGTCGGCACGATCATCGCCGGCTACCTCGGCCAGACCTATGGCTGGGCCTACGGCTTCGGTGCTGCCGGTATCGGCATGCTGCTCGGCCTGGTCGTATTTATCGTGTTCAAGCCGCTGTTGATGGGCAAGGGCGAAAGCTCGGTGCCCGAGAAGCTCGAAGCACCCTATATGGGCATGAAGTTCGAGTGGTTTCTCTACATCGTCGGCTTCGCCGCAGTCGCCGTGACCTGGTGGCTGGTGCAGAACCAGGCCGTGGTCGGATCGATCCTCGGCGTCTTCGGCCTTGCGCTGGTGGCCTATGTGATCTGGGAGGCGATCAAGATCGGCGGGCACGACCGCGACCGGATCTTCGCCGCGATGTTCCTGATCATCGGTTCAATCCTGTTCTGGGCGCTGTTCGAACAGGCGGGCTCCTCGCTCAACCTCTTCACCGATCGCTATGTCGACCGCCAGGGCGTGTCGGCTTCGATCTTCCAGTCGATCAACCCGATCTACATCATCGCGCTGGCGCCCCTGTTTGCCGGTCTGTGGACCTGGCTGGGCAAGAAGGGGCTGGAACCGTCCACGCCCGCCAAGTTTGGCCTGGCGATGATCCAGCTCGGCGCAGGTTTCCTGGTTCTGGTGATCGGGGCCAATTCGGTCGGGATGGCGAACATGACCCCGGTCATCTTCGTGTTTCTGATCTACCTGCTCCACACCACCGGCGAGCTGTGCCTCAGCCCGGTCGGCCTTTCGGCGATGAACCGGCTCGCTCCGGCCCATATGGCCTCGCTCATCATGGGTACCTGGTTCTTCGCTTCGGCAACCGGCAATTTCGTTGCCGGCCTGATCGCCGCCGCGACCGGTTCGGAGGCGGCTTCGGGCGAAGGCGCGTCGAAGGAAACCGTCTTGGCGGTCTACAACCAGATCGGCTGGATCGCGGTTGGCGTCGGCGTCGGCGTCATCGTGATCAGCCCGCTGATCAAGAAGCTGATGCACCTCGACACGCTCAAGGATGAAGACATCGATCATGAACTGCTCGGCCACGCCGAGTTGGGCGAACCACAGGCCGGGGGGATCCATCCGGCCACCAAGCCACAAGGCTGATCCAAGGCTAGCGAAGGGCGCGGGTTGATCCCCGCGCCCTTTTCTTTTCAGCACCACAGACCGGAGCACGCATGTCCCTCCCCATCCGATCCCTTCCCATCGCAGCGCTGGCAATCGCGCTCGCGGCATGTTCGACCGGCAAAGGCGTTGACGCCGAGGTCAAGAGCGCCTCGGCAAATGCGCAGCCCGCGTCAGAAGGCGAGGCGCCGTTTCCATCGACCTACAAGCCCTATCCGGGTCAACCGACTGCACTGGTCGGTGCGACGATCTACGATGGCACCGGCAGGCGGATCGACAATGGCGTGGTGTTCTTCAGCGGCGGAACGATCCAGTCGATCGGCGGGCCGGACACGCCGATCCCTGCCGACATCGCAGTCTTCGACGGGACGGGAAAGTTCGTCACCCCCGGCATCATCGACATCCATTCGCACCTGGGGGACTACCCGACACCATCGGTCGATGCGCATTCCGATGGCAATGAGGCGACCGCGCCGACCACGCCCGATGTCTGGGCAGAGCATTCGGTCTGGCCGCAGGACCCGGGCTTCAGCCGGGCGCTTGCCAATGGCGGCATCACTTCGCTCCAGATCCTGCCGGGCTCGGCCAACCTGATGGGCGGCCGCACGGTGACGCTCAAGAACGTGCCGAGCCGTACTGTCCAGGGGATGAAGTTTCCCGGCGCGCCGCATGGATTCAAGATGGCCTGCGGCGAGAATCCGAAGCGCGTCTACGGCGGCAAGGGGCGCAAGCCGTCGACCCGCATGGGCAACTTCGCGGTCAACCGGCAGACCTGGCTCGAGGCGAAAGCTTATGCCCAAGACGATGATCGCAAGCGCGACCTCGGCAAGGAAACGCTGGCCGGAGTCCTCGATGGAGAGATCCTCGTCCACAACCATTGCTATCGCGCCGACGAGATGGCGCTCGTGATGGATATGGCGAAGGAGATGGGATACCGGGTTTCAGCCTTTCACCACGCCATCGAGAGCTACAAGATCGGCGATCTGCTGCGCGGACACGGCGCCTGCAGCGCAGTGTGGGCCGACTGGTACGGCTTCAAGATGGAAAGTTACGACGGCATTCCCGAGAACGCCGCTCTGATCCACAACCAGGGGGCCTGCGTCGTAATCCACTCGGACGACGAAAACGGCATCCAGCGCCTCAACCAGGAGGCCGCAAAGGCACAGGCTGCAGGCAGGCGGATGGGGATCGACATCGCTGACGGCGATGTGATCGCCTGGATCACCCTCAACGCCGCCAAGGCGATGGGTATCGCCGAGATGACCGGCAGCCTCGAGCAGGGCAAGATGGCCGATGTGGTGCTGTGGAATGGCGACCCGCTGTCGGTCTACTCGCGCCCCGAGAAGGTCTGGATCGATGGCGCCTTGATGTATGATGCGCTTGATCGAAAGCGGCGGCCGGTCAGCGATTTCGAGCTCGGCCAGCCCGGCGAAGGAGACGTGAAATGAAGCGCGCCCTGATTCTCGCCGCAACCTCGGCGCTGGCATTCGCCGCCCCAGCCGCCGCGCAGGATGTTGCCATTACCGGCGTTACTGTGGCGACGGGAGACGGCTCCGAGCCGATCGCGCAGGGCGCGGTCGTCATCCGTTCCGGCAAAGTGGTCTTTGCCGGGCCCGCACGGGACATGCCCGCCGTCCCGTCCGGCATCGTGATCGACGGCAGTGGCGCCTGGGTCACGCCGGGTCTCGTCGCGGCCGCTACCGACCTCGGGCTTTACGACGTTGGGGCGGTCAGCGAGAGCAACGACAAGTCGGCCAGCAAATCGCGTTTCAACGCTGCGCTCGACATCGCGCCCGCCGTCAATTCGGCTTCGCAGCATGTCATGGTGAGCCGCGCCGCGGGACTGACGCGGGCCATCGTCGTCCCCAGCCATGGCGGGTCACTGTTCGCGGGCCAGGGTGCGGTGATCGATCTCGGCGCCGATCCCGATCCGGTCCAGCAGGCGCGTGTGCTGCAATTGGTGGAGATGGGCGAAGGCGGGGCCAAGAGCGCGGGCGGCGGACGCGCCGCTGCCTATGTCGAATTGCGTAATGCCCTGCGCGAGGCGCGCGACTTCCTCGCCGGCAGGTGGAGCGGCGAGGACAACCTGCTCACTGCCGCCGACGCCGAGGCGCTGGGGCCGCTTGTCACCGGGCGGCAGAAGATGTTCGTCGAAGTTGAAAGCGCGCTCGACATTCGCGCGATGCTCGATTTCAAGCGCGAGTTTCCGCAGCTCGACATGGTCCTCGTTGGCGCCAGCGAGGGCTGGCTCGCCGCCGACGAGATTGCGGCCGCCGGCGTCCCGGTAATCGCCGATGCTCTCGACGACCTGCCCGTCACTTTCGAAGAACTCGCCGCTACCCAGAGCAATGTCGGTCGCATGACAAGGGCCGGCGTCAAGGTTGCGATCGGGCGCCTCTCCGGCTCGACCAATTCGCAGCCGCGCAGCCTCGCGCAGTTCGCAGGCAATCTCGTGGCTTTGACCAAGGTTCCAGGGGCCAGCGGTTTGAGCTGGGGGCAGGCACTGGCTGCGATCACTTCCATCCCCGCGGAAATCGCCGGCCAGCGCGGCAAGTTCGGCGTGCTCAAGCCCGGGGCTGTAGGGGACCTGGTGGTGTGGGATGGCGATCCGCTCGAGGTCTCGACCGCGCCGGTGCGGGTCTTCATCGAGGGGATCGAACAACCGCTCGACAATCATCAGACGCGGCTGCGCGAGCGCTATCGAGATCTGGACGAAAGCGAACTGCCCAAGGCGTACGACTGGTAGGGTCTTGCGATAAGCCCGATCTTGTGGCCAACTTGCCGCAACGGGAGGTGGGGCCATGAATAACGCGTTGATCGAACTCGTCGCGGCAAATATCACGTTTGTCGGGCTGCATTTCGCGATGTCGCATCCCTTGCGCGCTCCGCTTGTCGGCGTCGTGGGCGAGAAGTTGTTCCCCGCGCTCTACTCGCTCGTCAGCTTTGCCGCGCTGGCGTGGGTCTATCTCGCCTACAAGGCTGCGCCCGCAGTGGATCTCGGCGGATCGGGCGAGGCGGGATGGATGGCCGCCACGATCCTGACGTTGCCGGCGATGGTCCTCTTCGCAGGATCATTCG
This region of Altererythrobacter sp. CAU 1644 genomic DNA includes:
- a CDS encoding amidohydrolase family protein, with amino-acid sequence MKRALILAATSALAFAAPAAAQDVAITGVTVATGDGSEPIAQGAVVIRSGKVVFAGPARDMPAVPSGIVIDGSGAWVTPGLVAAATDLGLYDVGAVSESNDKSASKSRFNAALDIAPAVNSASQHVMVSRAAGLTRAIVVPSHGGSLFAGQGAVIDLGADPDPVQQARVLQLVEMGEGGAKSAGGGRAAAYVELRNALREARDFLAGRWSGEDNLLTAADAEALGPLVTGRQKMFVEVESALDIRAMLDFKREFPQLDMVLVGASEGWLAADEIAAAGVPVIADALDDLPVTFEELAATQSNVGRMTRAGVKVAIGRLSGSTNSQPRSLAQFAGNLVALTKVPGASGLSWGQALAAITSIPAEIAGQRGKFGVLKPGAVGDLVVWDGDPLEVSTAPVRVFIEGIEQPLDNHQTRLRERYRDLDESELPKAYDW
- a CDS encoding amidohydrolase, with amino-acid sequence MSLPIRSLPIAALAIALAACSTGKGVDAEVKSASANAQPASEGEAPFPSTYKPYPGQPTALVGATIYDGTGRRIDNGVVFFSGGTIQSIGGPDTPIPADIAVFDGTGKFVTPGIIDIHSHLGDYPTPSVDAHSDGNEATAPTTPDVWAEHSVWPQDPGFSRALANGGITSLQILPGSANLMGGRTVTLKNVPSRTVQGMKFPGAPHGFKMACGENPKRVYGGKGRKPSTRMGNFAVNRQTWLEAKAYAQDDDRKRDLGKETLAGVLDGEILVHNHCYRADEMALVMDMAKEMGYRVSAFHHAIESYKIGDLLRGHGACSAVWADWYGFKMESYDGIPENAALIHNQGACVVIHSDDENGIQRLNQEAAKAQAAGRRMGIDIADGDVIAWITLNAAKAMGIAEMTGSLEQGKMADVVLWNGDPLSVYSRPEKVWIDGALMYDALDRKRRPVSDFELGQPGEGDVK
- a CDS encoding peptide MFS transporter; this encodes MWERFSYYGMRALLIFYLTQHWLYNDEKASVIYGAYTALVYIAPVLGGYLADKYLGQRKAVLFGAVLLTIGHFLMAFEGDAGAGHTANPMINVFWAALAFIIVGSGFLKANISVIVGQLYPRTDVRRDGAYTIFYMGINVGAAVGTIIAGYLGQTYGWAYGFGAAGIGMLLGLVVFIVFKPLLMGKGESSVPEKLEAPYMGMKFEWFLYIVGFAAVAVTWWLVQNQAVVGSILGVFGLALVAYVIWEAIKIGGHDRDRIFAAMFLIIGSILFWALFEQAGSSLNLFTDRYVDRQGVSASIFQSINPIYIIALAPLFAGLWTWLGKKGLEPSTPAKFGLAMIQLGAGFLVLVIGANSVGMANMTPVIFVFLIYLLHTTGELCLSPVGLSAMNRLAPAHMASLIMGTWFFASATGNFVAGLIAAATGSEAASGEGASKETVLAVYNQIGWIAVGVGVGVIVISPLIKKLMHLDTLKDEDIDHELLGHAELGEPQAGGIHPATKPQG